A single genomic interval of Halalkalicoccus subterraneus harbors:
- the ggt gene encoding gamma-glutamyltransferase, with protein sequence MEFEYPWEFAGRRSAVMAPNGMVATSHPLAARTGVKTLEEGGNAADAAVATAAVLNVVEPHMTGIGGDMFALTQFDGEYRALNGSGRAPADADLEDYRERTDTEENGEPAMPTAGGLPVTVPGALDGWSTLLDTYGTVDLADLLEPAIEYADSGIPVTEYVARQWENAADRIAGFDTSAETFLRDGRAPDPGEHFANPTFAESLGLIAREGPEALYGGELGEEVVDVVGDHGGTLSLSDLEAHESTWEEPISTEYGGIEVLEHPPNGQGIVALEALNLAVELGIEDKPTDENRLHRLIEATKLAFADGYAHVSDPAHVEVPTETMRSKDYARERASEIGPEAKTYGAKASEHANTAYLTVVDPQGNAVSFINSIYMSFGSGLTVGGFALQNRGHSFSLDPDHPNRLAPEKRPFHTIIPAMLREDGEFRASWGVMGGSMQPQGHLQVAANMVDGLNPQAALDAPRFRWLDGTRVALETSRLPDTVVEGLRERGHEVVEEGEFFGEGGHWGGGQVVYRDEEGSLIGGSDPRKDGQAVGF encoded by the coding sequence ATGGAGTTCGAGTATCCCTGGGAGTTCGCCGGCCGGCGCTCGGCGGTCATGGCCCCAAACGGTATGGTCGCGACGAGCCATCCACTGGCGGCACGAACGGGCGTGAAAACCCTCGAAGAGGGCGGAAACGCCGCCGACGCCGCGGTCGCGACCGCCGCCGTACTGAACGTCGTCGAACCCCACATGACCGGGATCGGCGGCGACATGTTCGCGCTCACTCAGTTCGACGGCGAATACCGCGCGCTCAACGGGAGCGGTCGGGCGCCCGCCGACGCCGATCTCGAGGACTACCGCGAGCGAACCGACACCGAGGAAAACGGCGAGCCGGCCATGCCCACCGCGGGAGGGCTGCCCGTCACGGTACCGGGCGCGCTCGACGGCTGGTCGACGCTACTTGATACCTACGGTACCGTCGACCTCGCCGATCTCTTAGAGCCCGCGATCGAGTACGCCGACTCCGGAATCCCGGTCACCGAGTACGTCGCCCGCCAGTGGGAGAATGCCGCCGACAGAATCGCCGGGTTCGATACGAGCGCCGAAACCTTCCTGCGGGACGGCCGAGCGCCCGACCCCGGCGAGCACTTCGCCAACCCCACGTTCGCCGAGTCGCTCGGTCTGATCGCCCGCGAGGGCCCCGAGGCGCTCTACGGCGGGGAACTGGGCGAGGAGGTCGTCGATGTCGTCGGAGACCACGGCGGGACGCTCTCACTGTCGGACCTCGAGGCCCACGAGAGCACCTGGGAGGAGCCGATCAGCACGGAGTACGGCGGGATCGAGGTGCTCGAACATCCGCCCAACGGCCAGGGGATCGTCGCGCTCGAAGCGCTCAACCTCGCTGTGGAACTCGGGATCGAGGACAAGCCGACCGACGAAAACCGCCTCCACCGACTGATCGAGGCGACCAAACTCGCCTTCGCGGACGGCTACGCCCACGTGAGTGACCCCGCGCACGTCGAGGTTCCCACGGAGACGATGCGCTCGAAGGATTACGCACGCGAGCGCGCGAGCGAAATCGGACCTGAAGCGAAGACGTACGGTGCGAAGGCGAGTGAACACGCGAACACGGCCTATCTCACCGTCGTCGACCCACAGGGTAACGCCGTCTCGTTTATCAACAGCATCTACATGAGCTTCGGCAGCGGGCTCACGGTGGGCGGCTTTGCGCTGCAGAACCGCGGGCACTCGTTCAGCCTCGATCCCGATCACCCCAATCGGCTGGCGCCCGAAAAGCGGCCGTTCCACACCATCATCCCCGCAATGCTCCGCGAGGACGGCGAGTTTCGCGCCTCGTGGGGCGTGATGGGCGGGTCGATGCAGCCACAGGGCCACCTGCAGGTCGCCGCCAACATGGTCGACGGGCTGAACCCGCAGGCCGCACTCGACGCACCCCGATTCCGCTGGCTCGACGGGACTCGTGTCGCGCTCGAAACCTCGCGGCTCCCCGATACCGTCGTCGAGGGATTGCGAGAGCGTGGCCACGAGGTCGTCGAGGAAGGTGAGTTCTTCGGCGAGGGTGGTCACTGGGGTGGCGGCCAGGTCGTCTACCGCGACGAGGAGGGAAGCCTGATCGGTGGGTCGGATCCACGGAAGGACGGGCAGGCGGTCGGGTTCTAG
- a CDS encoding carbon-nitrogen family hydrolase, whose protein sequence is MKLALAQLDIEHGAIETNVERAVEAIAEAAERDADLVCLPEIFNVGYFAFEEYERAAEGLSGPTLSQLSEAAVEYGINVLAGTIVEDLAATTGADTPADEGLANTAVLFGHSGERRAIYRKHHLFGYESAESELLVPGEDPRSGICEVEGFTVGITTCYDLRFPELYRDLVDQGVDLLLVPSAWPYPRVEHWMTLARARAIENQCYVATVNGSAEFEGSTLLGRSTVFDPWGTTLASAADEPALITSEVDPERVERVREEFPALRDRRS, encoded by the coding sequence ATGAAGCTCGCGCTCGCCCAACTGGACATCGAACACGGCGCAATCGAGACGAACGTCGAGCGCGCGGTCGAAGCCATCGCCGAGGCTGCCGAGCGCGATGCGGATCTGGTCTGCCTGCCGGAGATCTTCAACGTCGGCTACTTCGCCTTCGAGGAGTACGAACGCGCGGCGGAGGGGTTGTCGGGGCCGACGTTATCGCAACTCTCCGAAGCTGCCGTCGAGTACGGGATCAACGTGCTCGCGGGAACGATCGTCGAGGACCTCGCGGCGACGACCGGGGCCGATACGCCCGCCGACGAAGGACTCGCCAACACCGCCGTTCTCTTCGGTCACTCGGGCGAGCGCCGGGCGATCTACCGGAAACACCACCTCTTCGGATACGAATCGGCCGAATCCGAACTGTTGGTGCCGGGCGAGGACCCCCGCTCGGGGATCTGCGAGGTCGAGGGGTTCACCGTCGGAATCACGACGTGTTATGACCTTCGATTCCCCGAACTGTATCGCGACCTCGTCGATCAGGGTGTCGACCTCCTGCTCGTACCGAGCGCGTGGCCCTACCCGCGCGTCGAACACTGGATGACGCTCGCGCGGGCGCGCGCCATCGAGAACCAGTGTTACGTCGCGACCGTCAACGGGAGCGCCGAGTTCGAGGGCTCGACGCTCTTGGGTCGCTCGACCGTTTTCGACCCGTGGGGGACGACGCTCGCGAGCGCTGCGGACGAACCGGCACTGATCACGAGCGAAGTCGATCCCGAGCGCGTCGAGCGGGTCCGCGAGGAGTTCCCCGCCCTTCGGGACCGGAGATCATAA
- a CDS encoding DUF7123 family protein has product MSDITDDDQRILTYLRDSVSAGESYFRSKHIAKALGLSSKQVGARLPYLDEKTDEVEIEKWGRSRSTTWKVTLS; this is encoded by the coding sequence ATGAGCGATATCACGGACGACGACCAGCGCATTCTCACCTACCTCCGTGACAGCGTTTCAGCTGGCGAGAGCTACTTCCGATCGAAACACATCGCGAAGGCGCTTGGTCTCTCATCGAAACAGGTCGGCGCGCGACTCCCGTATCTCGATGAGAAGACCGACGAGGTCGAAATCGAGAAGTGGGGCCGATCGCGCTCGACGACGTGGAAGGTCACCCTGAGTTGA
- a CDS encoding phosphate signaling complex PhoU family protein translates to MDTRKVQRLGPSTLAMTLPADWAKEHGVEKGDEVTLRRGSKGALTVMPESADREESEAIIHADELDARAVERAIIAQYVLGRRIIHVEQEDGALSSDHINAIYEAETQLMGLGVIEETPESIAIRCSVDPEDFTLDNLLQRLENTGSTMRGEAVKALAMGNPDLARRALNRERQANKIFVLLLRLIFTAYQNPTLARAVGLDDGFALIGYRSIAKNLELTADNAEDIAEIALESEDHSLNVDSATMRRIREFTDQVDDITVLAVEAAVKRDYDLTIEVRELFKEISDREDEILNDLPEMDNEDLLKVREVLVSLQQTAQFAMRNAEIAANLALNKESEHVTIH, encoded by the coding sequence ATGGATACGCGAAAGGTCCAGCGGCTGGGACCATCGACGTTGGCGATGACGTTACCCGCGGACTGGGCGAAAGAACACGGCGTCGAGAAGGGCGACGAGGTGACCTTGCGGCGAGGGAGCAAGGGCGCGCTGACGGTGATGCCCGAGTCTGCCGACCGGGAGGAAAGCGAGGCGATCATCCACGCCGACGAGCTCGACGCCCGAGCGGTCGAGCGGGCTATCATCGCCCAGTACGTGCTCGGCCGTCGGATCATCCACGTCGAACAGGAAGACGGAGCGCTCTCGTCTGACCACATCAACGCCATCTACGAGGCCGAGACCCAGCTCATGGGGCTGGGCGTGATCGAGGAGACCCCAGAGAGCATCGCGATCCGGTGTTCGGTCGATCCCGAGGACTTCACCCTTGACAACCTCCTCCAGCGCCTCGAAAACACCGGCAGCACGATGCGTGGCGAGGCGGTCAAGGCCCTCGCGATGGGCAATCCCGATCTCGCCCGCCGGGCACTCAACCGCGAACGACAGGCCAACAAGATCTTCGTCCTCCTGCTCAGACTGATCTTCACTGCCTACCAGAACCCGACGCTTGCGCGGGCGGTCGGGCTGGACGACGGGTTCGCGCTGATCGGCTACCGATCGATCGCGAAGAACCTCGAGCTCACCGCCGACAACGCCGAGGACATCGCCGAGATCGCCCTCGAATCCGAGGACCACTCGTTGAACGTCGACAGCGCGACGATGCGCCGCATCCGGGAGTTCACCGACCAGGTCGATGACATCACGGTACTGGCGGTCGAGGCGGCCGTCAAGCGCGATTACGACCTGACGATCGAGGTCCGCGAGCTGTTCAAGGAGATCTCCGATCGCGAGGACGAGATCCTGAACGACCTCCCCGAGATGGACAACGAGGACCTCCTGAAGGTTCGGGAGGTCCTCGTCAGCCTCCAGCAGACCGCCCAGTTCGCCATGCGGAACGCCGAGATCGCGGCGAACCTCGCGTTGAACAAGGAGAGCGAGCACGTCACGATTCACTGA
- a CDS encoding ABC transporter ATP-binding protein: MGATEENVFDVYRDRVERPLVRLFRVYGRPEIRWFGLGMAANVVARLASLLPPLVLGIALDAIFVETEPFSLPVVPDAWLPATQSGQFWFSAALIFGAFLTTALFTWVYGIAANVFAHRVMHAVRTDSFERMQRLDMPFFDDKQTGEVMSVLNNDASNLEVFLDDALQNSARLGVMLLGIAVILFYLNAQLAFVTLIAVPAMVLFTLWFMRVVEPIYVAQRASVGDLNTRLENSLGGIQLVKTATTEEYETERVRRASYEYFEQTMRVIKYNYVYRPGMELLAGVAFGTTFVVGGIWLFSGAPGPFTGELTVGTFVTFLLMTQRFVTPLAEVSNIIDQYENAKASSERVFGLMDIPVRITDAPDAVSLDDPEGCVEYDHVDFAYPENALKAAEQEASGERVLHDIDFEVEPGNTVALIGPTGAGKSTLLKLLLRLYEVDRGEIRVDGHDVRDLTLSSLRGAIGYVGQDAYLFDGTVAENVQYGDFDAGEERIRESARAAEAHEFILDLPKGYDTRIGERGVKLSGGQQQRLSIARTILQDPEILILDEATSDVDTETERLIQESLDRLTAERTTFAIAHRLSTVKGADTILVIEGGRITERGTHEELLETGGTYATLWGVQAGEVETGSDSGASED; this comes from the coding sequence ATGGGTGCGACCGAGGAGAACGTCTTCGACGTCTATCGTGACCGGGTCGAGCGCCCGCTCGTCCGGTTGTTCCGTGTCTACGGGCGACCCGAGATCCGGTGGTTCGGACTCGGAATGGCCGCGAACGTCGTCGCCCGGCTCGCGAGCCTGCTTCCCCCGCTGGTGCTAGGGATCGCCCTCGATGCGATCTTCGTCGAGACCGAGCCCTTCTCGCTTCCCGTGGTTCCCGACGCGTGGCTCCCCGCGACGCAGTCGGGCCAGTTCTGGTTCTCGGCGGCGCTGATCTTCGGCGCCTTCCTCACGACGGCCCTTTTCACGTGGGTCTACGGGATCGCCGCAAACGTCTTCGCACATCGCGTGATGCACGCGGTTCGCACCGACAGCTTCGAGCGGATGCAACGCCTTGACATGCCGTTTTTCGACGACAAACAGACCGGCGAGGTGATGAGCGTGCTGAACAACGACGCCTCGAATCTAGAGGTCTTCCTCGACGACGCCCTGCAGAACTCCGCGCGGCTGGGCGTGATGCTGCTCGGGATCGCCGTTATCCTGTTCTATCTCAACGCCCAGCTCGCGTTCGTCACGCTGATCGCGGTGCCGGCGATGGTACTGTTTACCCTCTGGTTCATGCGGGTCGTCGAGCCGATCTACGTCGCCCAGCGCGCCAGCGTCGGCGACCTGAACACCCGCCTGGAGAACAGTTTAGGTGGGATCCAACTCGTCAAGACGGCCACGACCGAGGAGTACGAAACCGAGCGCGTTCGGCGCGCCTCCTACGAGTACTTCGAGCAGACGATGCGGGTAATCAAATACAACTACGTCTACCGGCCGGGCATGGAGCTGCTGGCGGGGGTCGCTTTTGGGACCACGTTCGTCGTCGGCGGGATCTGGCTCTTCTCGGGCGCGCCGGGTCCCTTCACTGGCGAACTCACGGTGGGCACGTTCGTCACGTTCCTGTTGATGACCCAGCGGTTCGTCACACCGCTCGCGGAGGTCTCGAACATCATCGACCAGTACGAGAACGCGAAGGCCTCCAGCGAGCGCGTCTTCGGGCTGATGGACATCCCCGTTCGGATCACCGACGCCCCCGATGCGGTCTCGCTCGACGATCCAGAGGGATGCGTCGAGTACGACCACGTCGACTTCGCCTATCCCGAGAACGCGCTCAAGGCGGCCGAGCAGGAGGCCTCGGGCGAGCGCGTTCTCCACGACATCGATTTCGAGGTCGAACCCGGAAATACCGTCGCGCTCATCGGGCCGACCGGCGCGGGCAAATCGACCCTGCTGAAACTCCTGTTGCGGCTGTACGAAGTCGACCGCGGCGAGATCCGCGTCGACGGCCACGACGTTCGCGACCTGACGCTGTCGAGCCTGCGGGGTGCGATCGGCTACGTCGGCCAGGACGCCTACCTCTTCGACGGTACCGTCGCCGAGAACGTTCAGTACGGTGACTTCGATGCGGGCGAGGAGCGGATCCGGGAATCCGCCCGCGCAGCCGAAGCCCACGAGTTCATCCTCGATCTGCCGAAGGGCTACGACACCCGGATCGGAGAACGCGGGGTCAAACTCTCGGGAGGCCAGCAACAACGGCTCTCGATCGCGCGGACGATCCTGCAGGACCCGGAGATCCTCATTCTCGACGAGGCGACCTCCGACGTCGATACCGAGACCGAGCGGCTGATTCAGGAGAGCCTTGACCGACTCACCGCCGAGCGCACGACGTTCGCCATCGCCCACCGGCTCTCGACGGTGAAGGGCGCCGATACGATCCTCGTGATCGAGGGTGGCCGGATCACCGAGCGGGGGACCCACGAGGAGCTTCTGGAGACGGGCGGGACCTACGCGACCCTCTGGGGTGTGCAGGCCGGCGAGGTCGAAACGGGTTCCGATTCGGGAGCCTCCGAGGACTGA
- a CDS encoding RIO1 family regulatory kinase/ATPase domain-containing protein, which translates to MEFRRLIRGRVDEPQLERIGREIAKRYDRESVRISVLEADNWLSTPCVVDEEWFVKVISPQNALVQALFTGARNLGVFSRGEEGFFERFEDPLAMSQHELEATRRVREIGLNAPEPIEAFGVDEFGVLVLEYLPEFRTLDELPSTEVEALASELFSALTLMHANNLAHGDLRGENVLVHGGELYFIDATNVRKDGLSTARAYDIACAIATLEPALGANCTVDLAAEHYDAATLLAARDFLDLVRLRPDHEFEATRLKGEIERRAD; encoded by the coding sequence ATGGAGTTCCGTCGGCTGATTCGTGGGCGAGTCGACGAGCCACAGCTCGAACGAATCGGTCGCGAGATCGCCAAGCGATACGACCGCGAGAGCGTTCGCATCTCGGTGTTGGAGGCGGACAACTGGCTCTCGACGCCGTGTGTCGTCGACGAGGAATGGTTCGTAAAGGTGATCAGCCCGCAGAACGCGCTGGTGCAGGCGCTCTTTACTGGCGCGCGCAATCTCGGCGTCTTCTCACGGGGCGAGGAAGGGTTCTTCGAGCGCTTCGAGGACCCACTGGCGATGAGCCAGCACGAACTGGAGGCCACCCGGAGGGTCCGCGAGATCGGGCTGAACGCTCCCGAGCCGATCGAGGCCTTCGGCGTCGACGAGTTCGGCGTTCTCGTCCTCGAATATCTCCCGGAGTTTCGTACCCTCGACGAACTTCCATCCACCGAGGTCGAGGCGCTTGCGTCCGAACTGTTCTCGGCGCTCACGCTCATGCACGCCAACAACCTCGCCCACGGCGACCTCCGGGGCGAGAACGTCCTCGTCCACGGCGGGGAACTGTACTTCATCGACGCGACCAACGTCCGAAAGGACGGGCTCTCGACCGCGCGAGCCTACGACATCGCCTGTGCGATCGCGACGCTCGAACCCGCGCTCGGAGCGAACTGTACCGTCGATCTCGCCGCCGAGCACTACGACGCCGCGACGCTGCTTGCCGCACGTGACTTCCTCGATCTCGTCCGCCTGCGCCCGGACCACGAGTTCGAGGCCACCCGATTGAAGGGTGAAATCGAACGACGAGCGGACTGA
- a CDS encoding aldehyde dehydrogenase family protein, with protein sequence MSQQATSASQHYIAGEWTDGKGSETFKSVNPATGETLGEFRRGTEEDIDRALSAAEGATEEWCALSYIDRAEYLWDIYHELKERHDELGRVVTEECGKEISEGKADVAEAWHMVEWAAGNARHPHGDVVPSEIPAKDAYMRRKPRGVVGCITPWNFPVAIPFWHMAVSLVEGNTVVWKPAEQTPRCGQIIAEMFEDAGIPDGVFNMVQGFGDAGNAIVEDERVSTVLFTGSAEVGHEIAGKVGSEPGKLAACEMGGKNGIVVTEQADMDTAVHSAIMSSFKTTGQRCVSSERLIVHSDLYDEFKERYVELAESVKIGDPMDEDTFMGPVVDDSQVEKFHKYNDLARQEGGRVLVDRAEPDSGELPEGSEDGHWVGPFVYEIDYDPELRCLQEEVFGPHVALVEYEGDVEEAIEIHNDTPYGLAGAIISEDYRQINAFRDYGEVGLGYANLPCIGAEVHLPFGGVKKSGNGYPSAREVIEAVTERTAFTLNNSRDIEMAQGLSADIKTGDD encoded by the coding sequence ATGAGTCAACAAGCCACAAGCGCCTCGCAGCACTACATCGCCGGGGAATGGACCGACGGCAAGGGGAGCGAGACCTTCAAGAGCGTCAACCCCGCGACCGGCGAGACGCTCGGCGAGTTCCGCCGAGGCACCGAAGAGGACATCGACCGCGCGCTTTCAGCCGCCGAGGGGGCCACAGAGGAGTGGTGCGCCCTCTCGTACATCGACCGCGCGGAGTACCTCTGGGACATCTACCACGAACTGAAAGAGCGCCACGACGAGTTGGGTCGGGTCGTCACCGAGGAGTGTGGCAAGGAGATCAGTGAGGGAAAGGCCGACGTCGCCGAGGCCTGGCACATGGTCGAGTGGGCCGCGGGCAACGCCCGCCATCCCCACGGTGACGTGGTTCCCTCGGAGATCCCCGCAAAGGACGCCTACATGCGCCGCAAGCCACGCGGTGTCGTCGGCTGCATTACCCCGTGGAACTTCCCCGTCGCGATCCCGTTCTGGCACATGGCGGTCTCGCTGGTGGAGGGCAACACGGTGGTGTGGAAGCCCGCCGAACAGACGCCTCGCTGCGGGCAGATCATCGCCGAAATGTTCGAGGACGCGGGCATCCCTGATGGAGTCTTCAACATGGTCCAGGGCTTCGGCGACGCCGGTAACGCCATCGTCGAGGACGAGCGCGTTTCGACCGTGCTGTTCACCGGCTCCGCGGAGGTCGGCCACGAGATCGCGGGAAAAGTGGGTTCTGAACCCGGCAAACTGGCCGCCTGCGAGATGGGCGGGAAGAACGGCATCGTCGTGACCGAACAGGCCGATATGGACACGGCAGTTCACTCCGCGATCATGTCGAGCTTCAAGACCACCGGCCAGCGCTGCGTTTCGAGCGAACGCCTGATCGTCCACTCTGACCTGTATGACGAGTTCAAGGAGCGCTATGTCGAACTCGCCGAGTCGGTCAAGATCGGCGACCCGATGGACGAGGACACCTTCATGGGGCCCGTCGTGGACGACAGTCAGGTCGAGAAGTTCCACAAATACAACGACCTCGCGCGACAGGAGGGCGGGCGCGTACTGGTCGACCGCGCGGAGCCCGATTCAGGAGAACTTCCGGAGGGCTCGGAGGACGGCCACTGGGTCGGCCCCTTCGTCTACGAGATCGACTACGACCCGGAGCTTCGCTGCCTGCAGGAGGAGGTCTTCGGTCCCCACGTCGCCCTGGTGGAGTACGAGGGTGACGTCGAAGAGGCCATCGAGATCCACAACGACACGCCCTACGGGCTCGCGGGCGCGATCATAAGCGAGGACTACCGCCAGATCAACGCCTTCCGGGACTACGGCGAGGTCGGACTCGGCTATGCGAACCTGCCGTGTATCGGCGCGGAGGTCCACCTCCCCTTCGGCGGCGTGAAGAAGTCGGGCAACGGGTATCCGAGCGCGCGCGAGGTCATCGAGGCCGTCACCGAGCGCACCGCCTTCACCCTGAACAACTCGCGGGACATCGAGATGGCCCAGGGACTCTCGGCGGACATCAAGACCGGCGACGACTGA
- a CDS encoding SRPBCC family protein, translated as MTVRVQRRFTLPATCEEVWEFISDPERRAQAISVVSEYEVEDGSGRKATWYIDIPIPVIRRAARVETEDVTRDPPNYVEFVGRSKVMQVTGTHRLEALEDGCRLTNEFVVDGKLPGVERFFKKNLDSELENLENAIREYLDERQ; from the coding sequence ATGACTGTTCGGGTCCAGCGACGTTTTACGCTACCGGCGACCTGCGAGGAGGTCTGGGAGTTCATTTCGGACCCCGAGCGGCGTGCGCAAGCGATCAGCGTCGTCTCGGAGTACGAAGTCGAGGACGGATCGGGCCGAAAAGCGACCTGGTATATCGACATTCCAATCCCCGTGATCCGGCGGGCCGCCCGCGTCGAAACCGAGGACGTCACCCGAGATCCGCCGAACTACGTCGAGTTCGTCGGCCGCTCGAAAGTGATGCAGGTCACCGGTACCCACCGGCTTGAAGCGCTAGAAGACGGATGTCGGCTCACCAACGAGTTCGTCGTCGACGGTAAGCTCCCCGGCGTCGAGCGGTTCTTCAAGAAAAACCTCGATTCGGAGCTCGAAAATCTAGAGAACGCGATCCGAGAGTACCTCGACGAACGGCAATGA
- a CDS encoding acyl-CoA dehydrogenase family protein: protein MDFRLPDEHRMIRDTVRDFCEEEIAPIAQAIESEHRYPEEVFEQLAQLDIMGVPISEEDGGLGGDQLMYALVTEELGRVSGSIGLSYAAHVSLASKPIELFGTDEQKERWLKPLAEGEYVGGWALTEPGSGSDASDMDTRAEKDGDEYVINGTKQFITNASEAGSILVKAVTDPEAGYDGISTFIVDPREDDGFEVTTIWDKMGLNASPTCEIRFDDLRLPEDRLLGEEGDGWDQTKKTLDGGRISIAALSVGLAQGAYEAARQYSTEREQFGQPISKFDAVWNTVVAMHRKTERARLLTHDAATTYDRGEEVTRKSALAKLDASEACREVAEDAVQVLGGYGYTEDFAPQRFYRDAKLMEIGEGTSEIQHLVIGREIGL, encoded by the coding sequence ATGGATTTCAGGCTCCCCGACGAACACCGAATGATCCGGGACACCGTCCGGGACTTCTGTGAGGAGGAGATCGCGCCCATCGCCCAGGCAATCGAGAGCGAACACCGCTATCCCGAGGAGGTCTTCGAGCAGCTCGCGCAGTTGGACATCATGGGTGTGCCCATCAGCGAGGAGGACGGTGGACTCGGCGGCGATCAGCTGATGTACGCGCTCGTCACCGAGGAGCTGGGTCGGGTTTCGGGCTCGATCGGACTCTCGTATGCCGCCCACGTCAGCCTCGCCTCGAAGCCGATCGAGCTGTTTGGAACCGACGAACAGAAGGAGAGATGGTTGAAACCGCTCGCGGAGGGCGAGTACGTCGGCGGGTGGGCGTTGACCGAGCCCGGAAGCGGGTCGGACGCCTCGGACATGGATACCCGCGCCGAAAAGGACGGCGACGAGTACGTCATAAACGGCACCAAACAGTTCATCACCAACGCCTCGGAAGCCGGCTCGATACTGGTGAAGGCCGTCACCGACCCCGAGGCGGGCTACGACGGGATTTCGACGTTCATCGTCGACCCCCGCGAGGACGACGGCTTCGAGGTGACGACGATCTGGGACAAGATGGGACTGAACGCATCACCGACCTGTGAGATTCGATTCGACGACCTCCGTCTCCCCGAGGACCGCCTGCTCGGCGAGGAGGGCGACGGTTGGGACCAGACGAAGAAAACCCTCGACGGCGGGCGAATCAGCATCGCGGCCCTCTCCGTGGGGCTTGCGCAGGGCGCCTACGAGGCCGCTCGACAGTACAGCACCGAACGCGAGCAGTTCGGCCAGCCGATCTCGAAGTTCGACGCGGTTTGGAACACCGTCGTCGCGATGCACCGGAAGACCGAGCGCGCCCGTTTGCTCACCCACGACGCGGCCACGACCTACGACCGGGGCGAGGAGGTCACCAGAAAGAGCGCGCTCGCAAAACTCGACGCCAGCGAGGCCTGTCGTGAGGTCGCAGAGGACGCCGTGCAGGTCTTGGGAGGCTACGGCTACACCGAGGACTTCGCGCCCCAGCGTTTTTATCGCGACGCGAAACTGATGGAGATCGGCGAGGGCACCAGCGAGATCCAACACCTCGTCATCGGTCGGGAGATCGGGCTGTAA
- a CDS encoding YHS domain-containing protein, with protein sequence MTDCPVCDNEIEETTPGSEEGYGGESYAPAQTEFDDEIYYFCCSDHKESFEAAPEEYAGS encoded by the coding sequence ATGACCGACTGTCCGGTCTGTGACAACGAGATCGAAGAGACCACTCCCGGCTCCGAGGAGGGCTACGGCGGGGAGAGCTACGCGCCCGCCCAGACGGAGTTCGACGACGAGATCTACTACTTCTGCTGTTCGGATCACAAGGAATCGTTCGAAGCGGCTCCCGAGGAGTACGCGGGTTCGTAA
- a CDS encoding DUF7525 family protein, whose protein sequence is MARTTQVTSDKGIGIGLLFGLLAAGGALAMVAVPGGLISAWGFAAAMIAGTILVVAVHAYT, encoded by the coding sequence ATGGCACGAACGACGCAGGTGACCTCAGACAAGGGGATCGGGATAGGGCTACTCTTCGGACTGCTGGCCGCCGGCGGCGCGCTCGCGATGGTCGCCGTACCGGGCGGGCTGATCAGCGCGTGGGGCTTCGCGGCGGCAATGATCGCCGGGACGATCCTCGTGGTGGCAGTCCACGCCTACACGTAG